In a single window of the Cucumis melo cultivar AY chromosome 11, USDA_Cmelo_AY_1.0, whole genome shotgun sequence genome:
- the LOC103498797 gene encoding CDPK-related kinase 3 isoform X1 — protein MGQCYGKTIPTTDNGVTPTTITTTVSPPSTTGYGADPSHFPSGSGAGNGVVNVKTTTATTPARTSYPSPWPSPYPHGVGASPLPVGVSPSPARASTPGRFFKRRFAPPSPAKHIKASLAKRFGYTKPKEGPIPEERGAEPEQLLDKSFGYGKNFGAKYELGKEVGRGHFGHTCSAKGKKGELKDQPVAVKIISKAKMTTAISIEDVRREVKILKSLSGHKHLVKFHDACEDANNVYIVMELCEGGELLDRILSRGGRYTEEDAKNIVVQILSVVAFCHLQGVVHRDLKPENFLFTSRSEDADMKLIDFGLSDFVRPDERLNDIVGSAYYVAPEVLHRSYTLEADIWSIGVITYILLCGSRPFWARTESGIFRAVLRADPNFDDLPWPSVSPEAKDFVKRLLNKDYRKRMTAVQALTHPWLQDDSRRIPLDILIYKLVKSYLQATPFKRAALKALSKALSETELFYLRAQFALLEPNHDGRVGLDNFKMALMRNATDAMRESRVHEIVNSLEPLAYRRMDFEEFCAASISTHQLEALDRWEQIACLAFEHFEGEGNRVISVEELARELNLGSSAYSILKEWIRGDGKLSFLGYTKFLHGVTLRSSNTRHH, from the exons ATGGGGCAGTGTTATGGCAAGACTATTCCGACTACTGACAATGGTGTTACTCCAACTACCATTACTACCACCGTTTCTCCGCCTTCTACTACTGGATACGGTGCCGATCCGTCGCATTTCCCTTCTGGGAGTGGAGCTGGGAATGGGGTTGTTAATGTGAAGACTACTACGGCTACGACGCCGGCGAGGACTTCCTATCCTAGTCCTTGGCCGAGTCCCTATCCTCATGGAGTTGGTGCTAGTCCTTTGCCTGTTGGTGTTTCGCCGTCGCCAGCTAGGGCTTCGACGCCGGGGAGGTTTTTTAAGCGGAGGTTTGCTCCGCCGTCGCCGGCTAAGCATATTAAAGCTTCGTTAGCGAAGCGGTTTGGGTATACGAAGCCTAAGGAAGGACCGATCCCGGAGGAGAGGGGGGCGGAACCGGAGCAGTTGCTGGATAAAAGCTTTGGGTATGGGAAGAATTTTGGGGCGAAGTATGAGTTGGGGAAGGAGGTTGGGAGAGGACATTTTGGTCATACTTGTTCTGCGAAGGGGAAGAAAGGTGAGCTCAAAGATCAACCGGTGGCTGTTAAGATCATCTCTAAAGCCAAG ATGACCACAGCAATTTCCATTGAAGATGTTCGGAGAGAGGTGAAAATATTGAAGTCTCTATCTGGACATAAGCACCTTGTTAAATTTCACGATGCTTGCGAGGATGCCAATAACGTTTACATAGTCATGGA gtTATGTGAAGGTGGGGAACTTCTGGACAGAATCTTGTCAAG AGGAGGAAGATACACAGAGGAAGATGCCAAAAATATAGTTGTTCAGATTTTAAGTGTAGTTGCATTTTGTCATCTTCAAGGCGTTGTGCACCGTGACTTAAAGCCTGAG AATTTCCTATTTACCTCTAGAAGTGAAGATGCTGATATGAAGCTCATCGACTTTGGTCTTTCAGACTTTGTCAGACCAG ACGAGAGACTTAATGATATTGTTGGAAGTGCTTATTATGTTGCTCCCGAAGTGCTTCATAGATCTTACACTCTAGAAGCGGATATATGGAGCATTGGGGTTATTACCTATATTTTACTGTGTGGAAGTCGGCCATTTTGGGCTAGAACGGAATCAGGAATTTTCCGTGCAGTGTTAAGAGCGGATCCTAATTTTGATGATTTACCGTGGCCTTCAGTGTCTCCAGAGGCAAAAGACTTTGTGAAAAGGCTCCTCAACAAAGATTACAGAAAGAGAATGACTGCAGTCCAGGCGCTCa CTCACCCATGGTTGCAGGATGATAGTCGTCGTATACCTTTAGATATATTGATCTATAAGTTGGTCAAATCATACCTGCAAGCTACTCCTTTCAAACGTGCAGCTTTGAAG GCTCTCTCAAAAGCTTTGTCAGAAACTGAACTCTTTTATCTTAGAGCTCAGTTTGCATTGTTGGAACCAAATCACGATGGGCGTGTTGGGCTTGATAACTTCAAAATG GCTCTAATGCGGAACGCAACGGATGCTATGAGGGAGTCGAGGGTTCATGAAATTGTAAATTCG TTGGAGCCCCTTGCCTATAGAAGAATGGACTTCGAGGAGTTCTGTGCTGCTTCAATCAGTACACATCAATTGGAAGCTCTTGACCGGTGGGAGCAGATAGCCTGTCTGGCCTTTGAACATTTCGAGGGTGAGGGCAACCGGGTGATATCCGTTGAAGAATTAGCGAGG GAATTAAACCTTGGTTCTTCAGCATACTCTATCCTTAAAGAGTGGATTCGAGGAGATGGGAAGCTTAGTTTTCTTGGGTATACAAAGTTTTTACATGGTGTCACCCTACGTAGCTCAAATACAAGACACCATTag
- the LOC103498798 gene encoding protein KINESIN LIGHT CHAIN-RELATED 1-like gives MTPPCPKLIPSPSPSTQSLELKQTWLDNPDHGPYLLKLARDTIVSDESPTKALDYAIRAAKSFERFPGTGVELPMSLHMVAAIHCRLGQFDVAIPVLERAIEVVEPGNGLDHALAKYSGYMQLGDTYSMLGQLDQSISCYEAGLMIQIHAFTDSDPKVAETCRYLAEAHVQAMQFEKAKKYCKKTLDIHKQHSPPASPQEATDRRLMALICEALGDSESALEHLVLASMAMIAHGHDAEVAAIDVSIGDIYSSLCRFDEAIFAYQKALTIFNSTKGESHLSVASLFVRLAELYNRTGKSREAKSYADNALRIYLKPQAGASYEEISSGLVEISAVYEAANEPEEAFKVLQRATTILERGGGGEGGRRSGSGSMAGIEAQMGVMFYMVGKYGEARKAFEGAIEKLRGAKSAMFGILLNQMGLACIQLYKIGEAVRLFQEAKVVLEEQYGVYHSDTLAVSSNLAAAYDAMGSVEEAIEILEEILKVREEMLGTANPEVDEERRRLEELLKEAGRARNKKAKSLQILLGSNSLRMKKEVAKRWTGGFSFRL, from the exons ATGACACCACCATGCCCAAAACTCATTCCCTCCCCATCTCCATCTACACAAAGCTTGGAACTGAAACAAACCTGGCTCGACAACCCGGACCACGGTCCATACCTACTAAAGCTAGCTCGGGACACAATAGTTTCGGACGAGAGTCCAACCAAGGCCTTGGACTATGCAATCCGAGCTGCCAAGTCATTCGAGAGATTTCCAGGCACGGGTGTCGAGCTACCCATGAGCTTGCACATGGTTGCTGCCATTCACTGCAGGCTCGGGCAGTTTGATGTGGCCATTCCGGTTCTCGAACGGGCCATCGAGGTTGTGGAACCCGGTAATGGACTGGACCATGCTTTGGCGAAATATTCAGGATACATGCAGCTTGGGGATACTTATTCCATGCTGGGGCAGTTGGATCAATCCATTTCTTGTTATGAAGCTGGTTTGATGATCCAAATTCATGCTTTCACTGATTCCGATCCTAAAGTTGCTGAGACTTGCAG GTACTTAGCAGAGGCACATGTACAAGCAATGCAATTTGAAAAGGCAAAGAAATACTGCAAGAAAACACTAGACATCCACAAACAACACAGTCCACCAGCATCCCCACAAGAAGCAACTGACCGACGTCTAATGGCTTTAATTTGTGAGGCTTTAGGCGACTCCGAGTCCGCTCTGGAACATCTTGTTCTAGCCAGCATGGCAATGATCGCTCACGGCCACGACGCCGAGGTTGCTGCCATCGACGTTAGCATTGGCGACATCTATTCCTCCCTCTGCCGCTTCGACGAGGCTATATTTGCCTACCAAAAAGCCCTCACAATCTTCAACTCCACAAAAGGAGAGTCCCACCTCTCCGTTGCCTCACTCTTCGTCCGCCTCGCCGAGCTCTACAACCGGACAGGCAAGTCCCGAGAAGCAAAATCGTATGCAGACAACGCATTGAGAATCTACCTAAAGCCTCAAGCGGGGGCTTCATATGAAGAGATTTCAAGTGGGCTAGTGGAGATCTCGGCCGTGTACGAAGCCGCGAATGAACCGGAGGAGGCGTTTAAGGTTCTACAAAGGGCGACAACGATATTGGAGCGGGGAGGGGGAGGAGAAGGAGGACGACGGAGTGGGAGCGGGTCGATGGCCGGGATAGAGGCTCAAATGGGGGTGATGTTTTATATGGTGGGAAAATATGGAGAGGCTAGGAAGGCATTTGAAGGGGCAATTGAGAAGCTAAGAGGGGCTAAGTCAGCAATGTTTGGGATTTTGTTGAACCAAATGGGATTGGCTTGTATTCAGCTTTACAAAATTGGGGAGGCAGTTAGGCTATTTCAAGAGGCCAAGGTGGTGTTAGAGGAACAATATGGTGTCTACCATTCTGATACTCTTGCTGTTTCTAGTAATCTTGCTGCTGCTTATGATGCTATGGGAAG TGTGGAAGAAGCAATAGAGATATTAGAAGAGATCCTCAAAGTAAGGGAAGAAATGCTTGGAACTGCAAATCCAGAGGTAGACGAAGAAAGAAGAAGGCTAGAGGAACTGTTAAAGGAAGCAGGAAGGGCTAGGAATAAAAAGGCAAAGTCATTACAAATTTTGCTTGGCTCTAATTCCCTAAGGATGAAGAAAGAAGTAGCAAAGAGATGGACTGGTGGCTTTAGTTTTAGACTTTGA
- the LOC103498797 gene encoding CDPK-related kinase 3 isoform X3, which translates to MTTAISIEDVRREVKILKSLSGHKHLVKFHDACEDANNVYIVMELCEGGELLDRILSRGGRYTEEDAKNIVVQILSVVAFCHLQGVVHRDLKPENFLFTSRSEDADMKLIDFGLSDFVRPDERLNDIVGSAYYVAPEVLHRSYTLEADIWSIGVITYILLCGSRPFWARTESGIFRAVLRADPNFDDLPWPSVSPEAKDFVKRLLNKDYRKRMTAVQALTHPWLQDDSRRIPLDILIYKLVKSYLQATPFKRAALKALSKALSETELFYLRAQFALLEPNHDGRVGLDNFKMALMRNATDAMRESRVHEIVNSLEPLAYRRMDFEEFCAASISTHQLEALDRWEQIACLAFEHFEGEGNRVISVEELARELNLGSSAYSILKEWIRGDGKLSFLGYTKFLHGVTLRSSNTRHH; encoded by the exons ATGACCACAGCAATTTCCATTGAAGATGTTCGGAGAGAGGTGAAAATATTGAAGTCTCTATCTGGACATAAGCACCTTGTTAAATTTCACGATGCTTGCGAGGATGCCAATAACGTTTACATAGTCATGGA gtTATGTGAAGGTGGGGAACTTCTGGACAGAATCTTGTCAAG AGGAGGAAGATACACAGAGGAAGATGCCAAAAATATAGTTGTTCAGATTTTAAGTGTAGTTGCATTTTGTCATCTTCAAGGCGTTGTGCACCGTGACTTAAAGCCTGAG AATTTCCTATTTACCTCTAGAAGTGAAGATGCTGATATGAAGCTCATCGACTTTGGTCTTTCAGACTTTGTCAGACCAG ACGAGAGACTTAATGATATTGTTGGAAGTGCTTATTATGTTGCTCCCGAAGTGCTTCATAGATCTTACACTCTAGAAGCGGATATATGGAGCATTGGGGTTATTACCTATATTTTACTGTGTGGAAGTCGGCCATTTTGGGCTAGAACGGAATCAGGAATTTTCCGTGCAGTGTTAAGAGCGGATCCTAATTTTGATGATTTACCGTGGCCTTCAGTGTCTCCAGAGGCAAAAGACTTTGTGAAAAGGCTCCTCAACAAAGATTACAGAAAGAGAATGACTGCAGTCCAGGCGCTCa CTCACCCATGGTTGCAGGATGATAGTCGTCGTATACCTTTAGATATATTGATCTATAAGTTGGTCAAATCATACCTGCAAGCTACTCCTTTCAAACGTGCAGCTTTGAAG GCTCTCTCAAAAGCTTTGTCAGAAACTGAACTCTTTTATCTTAGAGCTCAGTTTGCATTGTTGGAACCAAATCACGATGGGCGTGTTGGGCTTGATAACTTCAAAATG GCTCTAATGCGGAACGCAACGGATGCTATGAGGGAGTCGAGGGTTCATGAAATTGTAAATTCG TTGGAGCCCCTTGCCTATAGAAGAATGGACTTCGAGGAGTTCTGTGCTGCTTCAATCAGTACACATCAATTGGAAGCTCTTGACCGGTGGGAGCAGATAGCCTGTCTGGCCTTTGAACATTTCGAGGGTGAGGGCAACCGGGTGATATCCGTTGAAGAATTAGCGAGG GAATTAAACCTTGGTTCTTCAGCATACTCTATCCTTAAAGAGTGGATTCGAGGAGATGGGAAGCTTAGTTTTCTTGGGTATACAAAGTTTTTACATGGTGTCACCCTACGTAGCTCAAATACAAGACACCATTag
- the LOC103498797 gene encoding CDPK-related kinase 3 isoform X2 has product MFLFWNWMTTAISIEDVRREVKILKSLSGHKHLVKFHDACEDANNVYIVMELCEGGELLDRILSRGGRYTEEDAKNIVVQILSVVAFCHLQGVVHRDLKPENFLFTSRSEDADMKLIDFGLSDFVRPDERLNDIVGSAYYVAPEVLHRSYTLEADIWSIGVITYILLCGSRPFWARTESGIFRAVLRADPNFDDLPWPSVSPEAKDFVKRLLNKDYRKRMTAVQALTHPWLQDDSRRIPLDILIYKLVKSYLQATPFKRAALKALSKALSETELFYLRAQFALLEPNHDGRVGLDNFKMALMRNATDAMRESRVHEIVNSLEPLAYRRMDFEEFCAASISTHQLEALDRWEQIACLAFEHFEGEGNRVISVEELARELNLGSSAYSILKEWIRGDGKLSFLGYTKFLHGVTLRSSNTRHH; this is encoded by the exons ATGTTTTTGTTTTGGAATTGG ATGACCACAGCAATTTCCATTGAAGATGTTCGGAGAGAGGTGAAAATATTGAAGTCTCTATCTGGACATAAGCACCTTGTTAAATTTCACGATGCTTGCGAGGATGCCAATAACGTTTACATAGTCATGGA gtTATGTGAAGGTGGGGAACTTCTGGACAGAATCTTGTCAAG AGGAGGAAGATACACAGAGGAAGATGCCAAAAATATAGTTGTTCAGATTTTAAGTGTAGTTGCATTTTGTCATCTTCAAGGCGTTGTGCACCGTGACTTAAAGCCTGAG AATTTCCTATTTACCTCTAGAAGTGAAGATGCTGATATGAAGCTCATCGACTTTGGTCTTTCAGACTTTGTCAGACCAG ACGAGAGACTTAATGATATTGTTGGAAGTGCTTATTATGTTGCTCCCGAAGTGCTTCATAGATCTTACACTCTAGAAGCGGATATATGGAGCATTGGGGTTATTACCTATATTTTACTGTGTGGAAGTCGGCCATTTTGGGCTAGAACGGAATCAGGAATTTTCCGTGCAGTGTTAAGAGCGGATCCTAATTTTGATGATTTACCGTGGCCTTCAGTGTCTCCAGAGGCAAAAGACTTTGTGAAAAGGCTCCTCAACAAAGATTACAGAAAGAGAATGACTGCAGTCCAGGCGCTCa CTCACCCATGGTTGCAGGATGATAGTCGTCGTATACCTTTAGATATATTGATCTATAAGTTGGTCAAATCATACCTGCAAGCTACTCCTTTCAAACGTGCAGCTTTGAAG GCTCTCTCAAAAGCTTTGTCAGAAACTGAACTCTTTTATCTTAGAGCTCAGTTTGCATTGTTGGAACCAAATCACGATGGGCGTGTTGGGCTTGATAACTTCAAAATG GCTCTAATGCGGAACGCAACGGATGCTATGAGGGAGTCGAGGGTTCATGAAATTGTAAATTCG TTGGAGCCCCTTGCCTATAGAAGAATGGACTTCGAGGAGTTCTGTGCTGCTTCAATCAGTACACATCAATTGGAAGCTCTTGACCGGTGGGAGCAGATAGCCTGTCTGGCCTTTGAACATTTCGAGGGTGAGGGCAACCGGGTGATATCCGTTGAAGAATTAGCGAGG GAATTAAACCTTGGTTCTTCAGCATACTCTATCCTTAAAGAGTGGATTCGAGGAGATGGGAAGCTTAGTTTTCTTGGGTATACAAAGTTTTTACATGGTGTCACCCTACGTAGCTCAAATACAAGACACCATTag
- the LOC103498796 gene encoding auxin-responsive protein SAUR32 produces the protein MGSGERSQESFKDVPKGCLAIKVGHESEEKQRFVVPVLYFNHPLFIQLLKEAEDEYGFDQKGTITIPCHVEQFRYVQALIDRETSFHHHHHHHLYVPCFRV, from the coding sequence atggGGAGTGGAGAAAGAAGCCAAGAGAGTTTCAAGGATGTTCCGAAGGGTTGTTTGGCAATCAAAGTTGGTCATGAAAGTGAAGAGAAGCAAAGATTTGTAGTGCCTGTCTTGTATTTCAATCACCCTTTGTTCATTCAACTCCTTAAGGAAGCTGAGGATGAATATGGATTTGATCAAAAGGGAACCATCACCATTCCTTGTCATGTGGAACAATTTAGGTATGTTCAAGCCTTGATCGATCGAGAAACCTCgtttcatcatcatcatcatcaccaTCTCTACGTCCCTTGTTTTAGGGTTTGA